CTAAAtctggtgcgattagaacactagattggaaaaattctagctaattttatctttgaggaaacagcaatttaacattaaaaaatatagcaaatgctaactgaaaactatgagaagcttaataacgctaatgaaaacattacaaaccatgtaacgtaagACGCGTGcaacatagcataaaaataagttccGTGCGATAGGGTTAACCTTGGcaaaaagatgcaaaaatgGTTAAGCcctttgtgttaaaaaaaaaaaaatcaagaatcATGTGTGGTGACCCAGGAGcagaaataatttgttttgaaagtggCACACTGAGACATGAATCacaatgattgtttttttgtaaaatatgaaaacagttACAAAAAAGCAGCTTCTAGATTCCAGAAAGGGCACAAGCCTGTGATACTGGACTACATGTGACCCTGCCCCCAAACCACAAGtagcggagagagagagacagagaagagggaggaagtgaGAAAGCATGCCACATGTACACCAGTAATATCACTGCAAGCCTACCAATAATACACCAGCAATGTATGAAATTCAATGAGGACCGTTGCACTGTTAACCATTTGTGAGGTTAGTGCATGCTAAAAAGTGTTCTAATGGCTCTGTCCCCCCTGCTGGGCTGGTTGGAAAATTCACAGTCTTCATCTCACACCTGTGTACTAGTCGTGTCTCCTCGGCACCAGTGACTGGAACAACTACACAGACTCCAGCCCTTTCTGCAGGTGTgttcatgcatttatgcaggGCTGGGGCCCACTGATCCTGGATTTCAGTCTGGGCCTGCACCTAACCTGTTCCATGTAAACAAACTGACCTGAAGTCAGGCTGGGCTTCCACACCAGCTCATTGTGAGActgtctcctctgctctgctgcccTCTCCAGGTTACTCTTTGCTGTGTCACACGCTGTCTGAAGCCACTCCATGTGTCTGCATATCCACTCCTCCAAGGGACCCGATGCACTTTCAGGGGCACCTGCACCTAGTAGAAAGTCAGTGGGGAGCTGAAGTGGTGCAAAtagaaagtaaataaaaagtattTAGACAGGTTGTGCAAAGTATAGATAAACCTTGTAGATAATGGTATTATTTCCAAGTGCATTCAGGACAAATTCTGTTGATTTCATTCCAGCACCCTGACTCATGGCCATGTTGCCGTACGAACAAAAGCAACtccaagaaaaaaagtaaaaagtggAAAGAGCAAAAACAGTGGCCTCTAGAAACACATCTGAACGATAGCGtttaaaacagtgacacagattAACAGAAATCTGAAAGTGAGTTTTGATCATACAGATAAAATATGTCTAAATGGGGTTTTGTGTCAATTGTTCATTGCAACTGTGAACATCATTGAAATGACGGAGACTAAGAGACAGAGACTAAGCTGTGGATGATCCTTTGCTAAATCACTATAAATTGATTGCAAAAGGGTTGGAATTGCCACCTTGATGTTGTGAGAATAGCAGCCTCAttcatgaaatgtaaatatgggtttgtgttctgtctgtcGGACAATTTGGCAATGACTTCTAGACTTTCTTCAGTAGGGGTGTAGcacaaaaacatattaaactATTTACTTGAAAACACCAGGTGAGTAATGTCAATTAATTGTGCATTGGTGTTGATCTTTTTGAACCATGgtcctgctgtctgtactgaTGAGCATAGTGAAGACAGAGCTTTTTGTCAAATTAATTATTGTAGATTGTTTCAGATAAAAtagaagcaaataaaaatgttactaGTTAACACAAGTacttgacatttattttttatgatcgGGCGCAGGGCAAGCATATAGTATAATTAGCCTCCTTTCAGACTGAGGAactgtaaaaacaaagacagaacaaTTCATTAATGATTATGAAAATATGATCCTAATATAAAACAAGTAGCCTAAATTCTGAACAAAAATGGGAGTATTCAGAAAAAATTTTCTGTTATCTTGTTCTTCTGTTATCGATTGTTCTTTCTGTTTGACTAGGTAGCTGATGTTGTCACAAACTCCCTCTTAATGTCTGACTTGTGTGACAAAGAAGATCTGACATATGGCAGCTAAGAAGTGCCATATATTCAGAACAGGTCTGTTCTCCCTGTAGATATATCAAAGTCTGCTGCTCTGTATTTCACTAGGAATTGTTTACTCAGCCATGCATGGCACCAGCAGTGAAAATATATAGCGAAGAAACAGAAACCCAGGGAAACATAAACGACATCTGTAAAGCAACTCAGAAACCAATCAGTCAGATTctagcctctctctccctattaAGGTAATGGAGTGGTAGCATTAATCTGAACATTTGTATTATAAAGAAAATGCAGCCTAAATTTGTGCATGAATTGAATTGTGTTACATGACCTAAGAagataataaatgcatttcagaccAGTGTGACAGAAGGCTAATGTGAGTTACATGTTTTAGCAAATACATTCAACATGTGACTGGTGCTTGGCCtcagttattgttttttttgtttgctttttagaTATATCCATATAGGCTTCTTACATAGTTCTGGATCTCCACTCACCTCTAAAACCTCATCCAATCATGCTGGAGTATCTGCTCCAGGACTGGCCGTTTGCTGGGATCCTTCTGAAGGCACCACCGGATCAGATTCCTGCAATCTACAGCATGAAACAGGAGAGGACTTAAGGCTCAGAGTCTGTGCGTATTCTTTCTCTGAGCACATGCTCTCTTTTTTATAACTCTCCCTTTTGTCATTCTGTTCTCATCCACTCATCCTAACTCCCACCCTCAAGTGATGGGTTGTTGTTGTTCAATGAAATCAAAGCAGGGTCAACAGAGTTGGCTACCGTAGTTCTAATATCTAACATACAGTGCAGGTAGGTCAGTTTTAGGTGGCCAAATGTTACattgttactcaaagttaaggtcAAATCACACAGATTTTACATCTAAAGTTCTTCTGATGTAAACCTTGCAcagaatgtatgtgtttgtacaaggttgtatccctctctctctcagttcgTAGACCCCTGCATCTTGCTTGGCTGCAATTACTGTGGCACAATAAAAGGAATTGGACCCAAGCGAGCCATCGATCTCATTAAGCAGCATGGCTCCATTGAGGAGATCCTGGACAGCATCGATCCTGCTGTAAGTCTGTTTGTATGCCTGCTTACAGTTCTGCTGTGGgatgtttttcctgtttctaaGGATGCTTCATTTGCAGTGGTTTTGGTTTGTGATTTCTTCGCATTGGAATTTCTGTACATTCTGGGAGAATGGATGGAAGTATCCTTTGAAGTTCAGCCCTCTGACAAAATGGCTTCATCGCTATAAAAATGCTGTGTTGCTCCTCTCACACTTTTCACACATTGAGTAGTAgcctgaaaaatataaatataggaCAGTGTCTGTTAATGAGACTGTAATAATCAGCACTGACACTGTCCCTTACAGAAACACCCGGCTCCAGAGGACTGGCTGTATAAAGAGGCCCGCCGGCTCTTCCTGGAGCCAGAGGTGGTGGACAGTGATTCTGTAAAGCTGAAGTGGACGGATCCTGATGAAGAGGGACTGGTCCAGTTCATGTGTGCTGAGAAACAGTTCAGGTATCACTGCATATCTGGGTGCTGTGAACTAGAAACTGTGTTGAACACTGGATAAAAATCACACAAACTAATTAGCAATTACGTACATACAATAAGGTTTCCAGTATTGGTGATAATTTGCATGTCTGATATCACTGTATGAATTATAGTTCAATCtgaattttataaaaaaaatgcaagggaGAAATTAATGTGGTgcaaattttgaaatgaaatttccacTCATTCAGAAAGTTGATTTGGTCAAGGTTTACCCTGTGGGGAGTCTGTGATCCTGTATTAAATATTCTGTACTTTAATCTCTTAATTGAATGGTGAAGTgatttgttttgtcttatttgaAAGGAGTGAGGCCAGTTGCTTGTTGTTTTAAAGGGGGACCCCTATGAAATAAGTGGGAACATaagagaacataagtgtatccattcagtttaaacgagcaaccgcatcagaccaggctcaaaacacttccagaccagtgaatgtgaatgtaagGGGTGTATGTGCATTGTGTATTACAGGGGTCAGTGAGCAAGCGAGTTTTGAACCTGGGTTCTTACTGCTCACTACCAcccccttacggccagcgttGTTgtcattgccagttgagctaaaggcatTTTTGCCCCaagcctgtcggcaacaacgctagttaaccaggtctcagggagtgacgtaaccactgcaaccgctcggctacctcCTACCCACTTccccacaggctttacgcagggctcacacaagctactcacttcagctctgcatAACGCTATTCAcaagcataacactattcaagccctaccacaagttaacttgtgcactctgacaaaagccaagtatactacaagACAACAGTCCCTAGATCACAAATTCGCAATACATCATAATGctaaacataaaaataacatcaaatgcaagaagtagcaggtgttagggggtggggatagaagtggaacagagaggtgggtcttcaggcTGTGTCAGAAGATTGCTAGTGATTCCACTGTCCCaacccctgtggggagttcattccaccactgagggaccagtagGCCTACAGACAGAGATCGTGTCTGAGAAACTGTCATCTGTCAACTGTCAAAGTAAGGTACATGACTcagtgtgcgtgcatgtgtgcttgtttgtgaaCTAATCTGTAATTCATCTCAACCTCACGTTCTTGGGGATGATCATGCTGTGTAAACTGTGTTGGGAAAGGGGTTTGGGACAGGGGTCCTGCTGAGACACCTTACTGCTAGTGAAGCCAAGTACTGCCTGGACAGCCTCCCCACTATATACCACTGTTCATACACATGTAGCCCATTACAGATGCAGAGTGTGACTACCTCAgaatttttctgcatttattaaTGCAGAGGAGCAAAATTGATATTTGACAAATATAAAACgtaatttcaatatattttgtcttttttgcttttttttctgttttctcctcaAGGCACTTGGAACCAGCTCAAGCAGACTTTTATAGTGATTGAAAGATGTAGATGTGTAAATAAGTGAACACACAGTGCCATCTTGTGGTTTCATGTGATGTTTATTTACTGAGTACAGTATATAAAGTagcaatttcatttcactgtgttgAATTGACAAACATTTACTGTGTAGTTTCTTCCTCGTATCTTTATCCTCTTTCTTTTATCCTCACTTCAGCCAAAGTGGAGAGGAAAGACCACAGCTCTACCAGCAATTCTGTTGTGATATATTTTCTAGCCACTTATTAGAgtcacatttctctctctctctctctcctctcgaAGGAAACTTCCCATTCAGGAATTCCATTTCAGTCGCATTTTGCAGGAAACCGGTCTGACCCACCAGCAGGTACCTGtgttcactgctgttttcacagtgtgGGTGTAACCATTTCATGATTATATAATCTGCTTTTCCCAGCAGTGAACTCATTTGTTGTCTCGCCTGAAAGAAAGTTCTTTGAGAAAAGTCTGCATCTGTACTCAGGCAACTGAGCCAGAAAAATTCAAAAGTTCGTTAGATGTTTTCTGCCACCTTTTAGTGTTTACGATTCCTGCTTTTCCAGCAAAGGTAGCAGGATTCATGCGTTTCTCTTTTGAAACCTCGAGTTGCTGAGCAGATGCTTAGATCCAGAGCAGCTTGTTTGGTGTGAAATGTTTACACTTTATCTGAGCATTTGCTGGGGCATTTCTGGTTTAGCATGTTGCCTAAGTTGAGACCGCTACGACAGTACCCCAacatgggaatcaaaccagtaacatTTGAGTTGGGAGCCTTACTGTTCGCAACTACTTCACACTGCGGCCACaggaaatcgtgtttttgcagTTCCTCTTTCTCACCCATATAGTCCGTACCATAGACCATATAAGCTGCATGGCTCAATGAGAGGTATATTACATAGGACCAATTTGATTTTGAGCAAGATTTTTGTCCTCTGTGAACTACAGTACAATATGTGAACCATATCAAGTGTCTCTCTTGTAAcaccaaaactaaaaaaaaaaaagatttcttatAATTATTCTTATTCATAGGTGATACATCAGGTGGTGGAGGGCTACCAATTGAATgccaaaaatggaaatgtcctacgtcagtgtttctcagtcctactcctggagcccccctgtcctgcatatcttccatctatctttgctccaaacacacctgattgaaatgactaacatgctctcgattaaatcaggtgtgctcagatAATCAAAAGTGCgactgatgagttcagtcaggtgggtagagcagggaaagatggaaagcgtgcagagcagggggcccccaggagcaggatcGAGAATCAGTGTCCTACATTGTTACTCAATGTGAAGGTCAAACCGCATAGATTCGAAATCTGAAGTTCTTCTGATGTAAACCTTGTAcagaatgtatgtttttgtacagTGCCTGATTCTTTTTAATGTTCTAAATAGGTGTATTTGTAAGTGTAagtatccctctctctctcagttcataGACCTCTGCATCTTGCTTGGCTGCGATTACTGTGGCACAATAAAAGGAATTGGACCCAAGCGAGCCATCGATCTCATTAAGCAGCATGGCTCCATTGAGGAGATCCTGGACAACATCGATCCTGCTGTAAGTCTGTTTGTATGCCTGCTTACAGTTCTGCTGTGGgatgtttttcctgtttctaaGGATGCTTCATTTGCAGTGGTTTTGGTTTGTGATTTCTTCGCATTGGAATTTCTGTACACTCTGAGAGAATGGATGGAAGTATCCTTTGAAGTTCAGTCCTCAGACAAAATGGCTTCATCGCTATAAAAATGCTGTGTTGCTCCTTTCACACTTTTCACACATTGAGCAGTAGCCTGAAAAATGTAACGCAGTTGAATGGAAACATGGAAACTGACAGCAATAAAAACGGTTCAGCTTGCGACTAATTTCACATGCAGCGATGACAGGCATTTTGTCTGTCATTGCTGCTGCCTAattaatgttagttagctatTAATATTCTGTGTAATTGTATTTAAGTTGGCAACTTGGAAATCACATAACTTGACTGTAGTGACACAGAGAGCTTAATGGTAATGTGTACATTTCACTAATGTGTGGTGACAATGTCTAATGCTACAGGAAATGGCATACACAAAATGGACTGGCAGGGGCTGAATGGGGCAATGGTAAAATGCCAGAGTAGTCCCCCTTTGTATTGTTGTGTGGACCAGAGAGCTTTCTTTAGCAGTTGTGAATTGAATGCTACCGGGTTTTTTATAATCACCAGTGTCAGTAGATCTCGAGCCTGTTTCGAGGTTTGTAGGCATGAAATTTCAGGAAATGCCTGTTTTGCACAGTGtctatacaaaatacaaaatgcagaaaCCTTCAGAGCAAGTAGTTAAATGTGTCAGTATTCTTTGGACTGGAACTGTCTTTTTTTGGACAGTGTCTGTTAATGAGACCGTAATAATCAGCACTGACACTGTACTGAACTGTCCCTTACAGAAACACCCGGCTCCAGAGGACTGGCTGTATAAAGAGGCCCGCCGGCTCTTCCTGGAGCCAGAGGTGGTGGACAGTGATTCTGTAGAGCTGAAGTGGACTGATCCTGATGAAGAGGGACTGGTCCAGTTCATGTGTGCTGAGAAACAGTTCAGGTATCACTGCATATCTCGGTGCTGTGAATTAGAAACTGTGTCAAACACTGGATAAAAATCATACAAACTAATTAGCAATTACGTACATACAATAAGGTTTCCAGCATTGGTGATAATTTTCATGTCTGATTTCACTGTACGAATTATaattcagaatttaaaaaatgcgAGGGAGAAATTACTGTGgtgcaaattttaaaatgaaatttccacTCATTCAGAAAGTTGATTTGGTCAAGGTTTACCCTGTGGGGAGTCTGTGACCCTATATTAAATAATCTGTACTTTAATCTCTTAATTGAATGGTGAAGTGATTTGTTTTGTCTCATTTGAAAGGAGTGAGACCAGTTGCTGCTTGTTTTAAAGGGGGACCCCTATGAAATGTACAGTGTGGCTCATATTTTGACTCTGTGCTCTAATCGATGCACCTGCAGTGAGGAGCGCATTAGGAATGGCTGTAAGAAGATCATGAAAAGCAGACAGGGCAGCACCCAGGGCAGGCTGGACTCCTTCTTCACTGTCACAGGCTCACTGTCATCCAAACGCAAGGTACATGAGAcagcatgcgtgcatgtgtgcttgccTGTGAACTAATCTGTAATTCATTTCAACCTCACGTTCTTGGGGATGATCATGCTGTGTAAACTGTGTTGGGAAAGATTTTGGGGTCTGTTTTAGTGTTACAATGTCTGTGCCCTGCATTTCAACTACCTGTTTCTTTGAACTCTGTTCTTACTCTTGACtgtgtctgttatttttcttaGGAACTGGACTCAAAGGGGTCAGCAAAGGAGAAATTGAAAACAACTGCAACTCCAGGAAAATTCAAAAAAGCCAAATAGAGAAAAAGATGACATGAACAAGATCAAGAGGAAGTTAAAGAATGGAGGAAGGGGGCAGCACTCATCTTCCATTTACATTCATCTCTGCTTTCTCATGGTCACTTCCTCATATTAAAGAAAGCACAGTATGGACGTTATCTGTTCAAAACATTCAACTTGAGAATAGTGTGGATATTTtagcaattattattattattatttagtaataataattgcaGCAGGACCAATTTCAATTATgccttatctttttttcttgtttgttcctttaataaaaatgtatggttGGTCTGTGATATTCTGGTCATGATAGTCATTAATGCTGTTGCTACATGAATTGTGTAACAGTGAAATATTCTTACAAATGGGAAACAATAGTCAGTACTGACATTTCTGGTTGCTGTCATCTgctttttcactgcagtttcCCCAAGACAGGacaattctgatttttttctcattaaatgtactttcattttgtaaaatttaagGTACAAATTTGCACAGCTCCTGCAAATTCAGGCTCAGTAAACAGTTGCTGGCAAGGTAACATTAACCAATGACTTTCATGAATATATCATACTACACCATTGCCCTGTTCTGTGGGAGGTGTTTGACATGTCAACAGTTGTGCTACATATGAATTTGAACAAAAGTGTGGTTAGTATATTTCCTGTGCAAATGTGGAACAAGCAAGGTAAAACTGGTTTTCAGTGTACCAGAGACTGTATAGATGATTCATGGTTTATCAGCTGATGTCTTGatattaatgacattaatatGGTCTTAGTGTAATAAGATGTCTAATAACATTATAGTAACTCACTTATTCCACTGTCCCTTTGTTTGATAAAATGATTgacttgatttaaaaatgaacttgcCACACAAAAATTGCATTCTGATTATATCTGTCCATTGGCACAGTCACAGCCATATTTATAACTTCGTCATGGTTTCAGGTTGGGGATGTCATTCATGTCATTCACCGCTTGATTGCATCATTACAGTGTTCGCTGTGGTGTGCCTGCAGTGTAGTATCTTTCTgcttttcacacacattcaactCGGGTGTGGAGTTATGAGATCCTGCTGAGGAGAAGGcaagtattcattttttctaTGAGTTTTAATAGATCTATATTGCTGTTTGTGCCAGGTTCAGGATGAGCTGGTTccaacaaaataatggaaacgcCAAACTATGCAAGAAGATTTATTAACTAAGAAGTCTGGCTGCTCgttgccttcagaacagcttcagctCTTCTTAGAATGCTATTACTGCAAGTTCTGAACTGTTTCTAGAGGGATATTGGCCTGTTCTTTGAGACggaaagcctccagttctttgagaaACAGAGGTATAAATCTGCTCTCTGCTCTACGTTCCAGAACTTTTACCTGTAAGATTCAGTATTTAGGTCTGGTGATTGGGAAGGGCAAGGATGGTGTTTGACTTCACCCTGTTGTTCATTCAAACACTCAATCCAAGTAACAGTGTGTAAGGGGGTCTTAACATCTTTGAAAAAAGGAACGTCTTCAGGAAACAATGTGAGGGTGCACCAATTGACCTAAAATGGCTTCCTTTGTCGTAATCCTGTGATGTAGAGCAATAATCGGACCAAATGGCTCTCATGAAATGGTTTACCATACCACAACAGATCCATCtccatgtttaacagttggaAACAGGCAATATGGGTTTCTCCCAACACACATCCATCCAGATGCAGGAAAAAGAGTGACATGTGCTGCTCAGACATCTAGGTTTTGTGTTCATTACACCATGCTATGAGGCTGAATTTCAGCgctaccataaatatcagcctTGTGAAACTCACAAAGTAAAGTGTTTGCTGAGACTGGGTCATAAAGGTatagattcagttctgtttttgaaGTTAAGTATCTATCTATCCCTGTTGGTGAACTTCAACATGTAACCgctgttccttttttcttctgcagtttttttcttgtttggagTGTGTTGTCATAATTTATGACACTGTTCTCTGGACACATTAAATTACTCATTTTGCCTAACTGTTTGATCTCTTCCAAAATCTGTTAGATCTCACATGTTGTTAGAACCTCACATATTAAAGTcttaatgaaaacatatattATAGCAAGAGCATATTTGTAActaatattgacattaatatgaaacacaagtGTAGACTCCTGTTTAACTGTGATTCAGCTACTATAAAATATGAGCCCTTCTTCATTTGCTGTTTCTATTATTTTACGCACCACATGTAATTCAtactttcattcttttttaaatttaagatACAAATGTTATTTTGGTCACCAGTCAGAGGAAACTGAACGGCTTCTGCAAATCGGGCTTAGTTAACAATTGCTTACAAGATAACATAAACCATTGACCCACACGCTTTCATTAATATATCATACTAAACCATTGCCCTGTTCTGTGGGAGGTGTTTGACATGTCAACAGTTGTGCTACATATGAATTTGAACAAAAGTGTGGTTAGTATATTTCCTGTGCATATGTGGAACAAGCAAGGTAAAACTGGTTTTCAGTGTACCAGAGACTGTATAGATGATTCATGGTTTATCAGCTGATGTCTACCAGGTTTTGATACTCTAGTTAAATTAATATGGTCTTAGTGTAATAAGATGTCAATTAACATTATAGTAACTCACTTATTCCACTGTTCCTGTGTATATAAAAATGATTgacttgatttaaaaatgaacttgcCGCACAAAAATTGCATTCTGATTATATCTGTCCATTGGCACAGTCACAGCCATATTTATAACTTCGTCATGGTTTCGGGTTGGGGATGTCATTCATGTGACAAGTGCTGCAATGCTTGATTGCATCATTACAGTGTTCGCTGTGGTGTGCCTGCAGTGTAGTATCTTTctgcttttcacacacacattcaactCGGGCGTGGAGTTATGACAGCCTGCTGAGGAGAAGGcaagtattcattttttctaTGAGTTTTAATAGATCTATATTGCTGTTTGTGCCATGATTCAGGGTAAGCTAATTCCAACAAAATGGAAACGCCAAACTATGCAAGaatatttattaacaaataagTTGCCTTTAGAACATCTTCAGCTTTTCTTAGAATGCTATTACTACGAGTTCTGAACTGTTTCTAGAGGGATATTGGCCTGTTCTTTGAGACggaaagcctccagttctttgagaaACGGAGGTATAAATCTGCTCTCTGCTCTACGTTTCAGAACTTCTACCCATAAAGATTCaatgtttagatctggtgattggggaggGCAAGGATGGTGTTTGACTTTACCCTGGTACTCATTAAAACACTCAAtccatttagcagtgtgtaAGGGGGTCTCACCATCTCAGAAAATAGGAACGTCTTCAGCAAACAATGTGAGGGTGCACCAATTGACCTAAAATGGTTTCCTTTGTCATAATCCTGTGATGTAGAGCAATAATCGGACCAAATGACTCCCATGAGATGGTTTACCATACCACAACAGATCCATCACCATGTTTAATGGTTGGAAACAGGCAATATGGGTTTCTCCCAACACACATCCATCCAGATGCTGGAAAAAGAGTGACATgtgactcatcagaccatattactttcttccactaCTCAGACATCtaggttttgtgctcattacaccatGCTATGAGGCTGAATTGCAGCgctaccataaatatcagcctTGAGAAACTCACAAAATAAAGTATTTGCTGAGATTGAGTCACAAaggtgtagattcagttctgtggtcattttgagacagtttttgtgttttttttgtctgcccTGTTAAGTATCCATCTATCCCTGTTACTGAGCTTCAACCTGTAAactctgttcctgttttgtgatgcagtttttccttgtttggagTGTGCTGTCATAATTTATGACAGTGTTCTCTGGACAcattaaattaatcattttgcCTTGACTGATGCACCTGCAATTTGGGCAATAACTGTTTGATCTCCTCCAAAATCTTTTAGATTTCTCATGTTAGTTAAGAAACCCACATTTAAAAGTGTTGattaaaacatcttttaaaatggcagAGGCATGGCTGgaattaatattaacattaacatgaaacacaaatgtagtttgattaactgtttaattgTGATTCAGCTACCATAAAATATGAGCCCTTTTTCATGTCCATTATTTTGCGCACCAGATGTAATTCATagggtttatttttgtgtaaccTATCATGGAAAGAATATGCAAAGAAGTGTAATGTTGTATCACTGATATACTACTAGATGACCTGCAAAGTTAAAGAAACATTGAAGGTATGCACAATAAACTAAAAAGTTTTtcctaacttttttttttttattaacaaaagaTATTCTTTTAGAAGATTTAATTCTTCAAGTATCATTGGTGCTAATTCAAGTGGGGTTTCTGTACACAGTTTATCACATGTGAAAGGAACTTGTGACTGTTAGTGGGTGGCTCACATAGTGCATTAGGGACTGCAACACATGGGTTAAAATTAAAACGGTATCTGGCATCAAACAAAGTGAGAATCTTCAGTCTTCATCTTATCTTTTAACTCAAATACAGAGTGGggtagaaataaaaatatagcagTAGAGGAACTCTACCATGGAGCCATGAAAGTAGGTTTACTGTGTGGTCAAAGTAGCTGGGCACAAAAGTAAGGGTTTTGAAAGGAACATGAAAGGAACTGGTGGTGGTTAGATGTTTCATTAGGCATTGCAACAGATGTGTGCCAATGAAAAAGGTGTCTGACAACGGCTGAAGTGAGAATTTGTTGTCTTTCAGAGCAGTCAACTCAAATACAGAGAGTGGTGTCGAAGGAACAATATAGCATTAGAGGAGCTCAAACCAAGAGCAGGGCCAAGTCGTAGGTTGACTCAGTGGTCAAAGCAGTTGCGTACACAAAGTAGAATTTTGAGGGGTACTGAAGTCATTGTGAGAAAGT
The nucleotide sequence above comes from Megalops cyprinoides isolate fMegCyp1 chromosome 2, fMegCyp1.pri, whole genome shotgun sequence. Encoded proteins:
- the LOC118796037 gene encoding flap endonuclease 1-like, with translation MSDITGFGTGVLLRHLTASEAKKLPIQEFHFSRILQETGLTHQQFIDLCILLGCDYCGTIKGIGPKRAIDLIKQHGSIEEILDNIDPAKHPAPEDWLYKEARRLFLEPEVVDSDSVELKWTDPDEEGLVQFMCAEKQFSEERIRNGCKKIMKSRQGSTQGRLDSFFTVTGSLSSKRKELDSKGSAKEKLKTTATPGKFKKAK